One genomic region from Streptomyces sp. NBC_00582 encodes:
- a CDS encoding aldehyde dehydrogenase family protein: MNVPDPAATDADRPDLPVTVRHHIGGEWTDPLGGGTYSDHDPWTGSVMATVAAGDAEDTRRAVDAAQAAFAGWADTPPAQRQGILLRAGDILDRRRAEVIELLTRETGCGRHYATVQLDFSVSLLRQAAGIPYTAVGQVLPSDIPGTRALAVRQPVGVVAAIAPWNASLVLSGRSIVGPIAVGNTVVLKPSEESPLTGGTLWAEIFGEAGLPPGVLNVITHAPGGAGAIAETLLSHPSVRRVNFTGSTPTGRRLAETAGRHLKRIVLQLSGQNPLLVLADADLSYAVDAAIYGAFVHQGQVCMCARRIYVERPIAEEFTRLFTEKAAALPVGDPHDPRTVVGPVINKWALSLLDRRVEEAVSMGARLLTGGVAQPPCYPPTVLTDVPEDAELAFDETFGPVVILETVDDADHAVQRANASRYGLTAGVLTSDAHRGLDIARRLEAGIVHVNDQPVNDEPNMPFGGVKESGWGRFGTGFAAEEFTELRWITLRGEPRDFPF, encoded by the coding sequence GTGAACGTTCCTGACCCCGCGGCGACGGACGCAGACCGACCGGATCTCCCGGTCACGGTGCGCCACCACATCGGCGGCGAGTGGACCGACCCGCTGGGCGGAGGAACCTACTCCGACCACGACCCCTGGACCGGATCCGTCATGGCGACGGTCGCCGCCGGCGACGCCGAGGACACCCGCCGGGCGGTGGACGCCGCCCAGGCGGCCTTCGCCGGATGGGCCGACACGCCGCCGGCCCAGCGACAGGGAATCCTGCTGCGCGCGGGCGACATCCTCGACCGCCGTCGCGCGGAGGTCATCGAACTGCTGACGAGAGAGACGGGGTGCGGCCGCCACTACGCGACGGTCCAGCTCGACTTCAGCGTCTCGCTGCTCCGCCAGGCCGCCGGAATCCCTTACACCGCTGTGGGACAGGTGCTGCCCTCGGACATCCCCGGCACCCGAGCCCTCGCCGTCCGCCAACCGGTCGGAGTCGTCGCGGCCATCGCCCCGTGGAACGCCTCCCTGGTCCTGTCCGGTCGCAGCATCGTGGGGCCCATCGCCGTCGGCAACACGGTGGTCCTCAAGCCGTCCGAGGAGTCCCCCCTGACCGGCGGCACGCTCTGGGCGGAGATCTTCGGTGAGGCCGGACTCCCTCCGGGCGTCCTCAACGTGATCACCCATGCCCCCGGGGGCGCCGGCGCCATAGCGGAGACGCTCCTCTCCCATCCCTCGGTGCGCCGCGTCAACTTCACCGGCTCCACGCCCACCGGCCGCCGCCTCGCCGAGACGGCAGGCCGCCACCTCAAGCGCATCGTCCTCCAGCTCAGCGGCCAGAACCCGCTCCTCGTCCTCGCCGACGCCGACCTGTCCTACGCGGTCGACGCGGCGATCTACGGCGCGTTCGTGCACCAGGGACAGGTGTGCATGTGTGCCCGCCGCATCTACGTCGAGCGGCCCATAGCGGAGGAGTTCACCCGCCTCTTCACCGAGAAGGCGGCGGCGCTGCCCGTCGGCGACCCGCACGATCCACGCACCGTGGTCGGACCAGTGATCAACAAATGGGCACTGTCCCTCCTGGACCGCCGCGTCGAGGAGGCCGTTTCGATGGGCGCCCGCCTGCTGACCGGGGGAGTGGCCCAGCCGCCGTGCTACCCGCCCACCGTCCTGACCGACGTCCCCGAGGACGCCGAACTCGCCTTCGACGAGACCTTCGGCCCGGTCGTGATCCTGGAGACGGTCGACGACGCAGACCACGCGGTGCAGCGCGCGAACGCCTCCCGCTACGGGCTTACCGCAGGTGTCTTGACCAGCGACGCCCATCGCGGACTGGACATCGCCCGCCGTCTGGAGGCAGGGATCGTGCACGTCAACGACCAACCGGTCAACGACGAGCCCAACATGCCCTTCGGCGGAGTGAAGGAGAGCGGCTGGGGCCGCTTCGGCACGGGCTTCGCAGCCGAGGAATTCACCGAACTCCGCTGGATCACCCTGCGCGGGGAACCCCGCGACTTCCCGTTCTGA
- a CDS encoding ABC transporter ATP-binding protein — MSAVSTPAADPMRTQDLPHVLVGAGLTLNYGDLRVLDGVDFRVGAGEAVGIVGPNGAGKTTLLNALAGSVTPDRGTIHLDGHDVTSMRPELRCRQGIGRAFQIPRPFGGMTVLENVLVGASYGTRLSRRAAHQRCVDVLELCDLIDLANRRAESLGLLHRKRLELARSLATDPRVLLLDEIGGGLTDAEAAELVGTIKQLRTLGVSIVWIEHIVHVLVQVIDRLVCMDAGQVLAEGEPQAVLRDAHVVDAYLGRGSHG, encoded by the coding sequence ATGAGCGCCGTGAGCACCCCGGCAGCCGACCCCATGAGGACGCAGGACCTCCCGCACGTCCTCGTCGGGGCCGGCCTGACACTGAACTACGGTGACCTGCGCGTCCTGGACGGCGTCGACTTCCGCGTCGGCGCCGGCGAAGCTGTCGGCATCGTGGGCCCCAACGGCGCCGGGAAGACCACCCTGTTGAACGCCCTGGCCGGATCGGTCACACCGGACCGGGGCACCATCCACCTCGACGGCCACGACGTGACGTCGATGCGGCCGGAGCTGCGGTGCCGTCAGGGGATCGGCCGGGCATTCCAGATCCCGCGCCCCTTCGGCGGGATGACCGTCCTGGAGAACGTCCTGGTCGGCGCCTCGTACGGTACCCGGCTGTCGCGGCGCGCGGCCCACCAGCGGTGCGTCGACGTCCTGGAACTGTGCGATCTGATCGACCTCGCCAACCGGCGCGCCGAGAGCCTTGGCCTGCTGCACCGCAAACGGCTAGAACTCGCCCGCTCCCTGGCGACCGACCCGCGCGTCCTGCTCCTCGACGAGATCGGCGGCGGCCTCACCGACGCCGAGGCCGCCGAACTTGTCGGCACCATCAAGCAGTTGCGGACCCTCGGCGTCAGCATCGTGTGGATCGAGCACATCGTCCACGTACTGGTGCAGGTCATCGACCGCCTGGTGTGCATGGACGCCGGACAGGTCCTCGCCGAGGGCGAGCCCCAGGCAGTCCTGCGCGACGCGCATGTCGTCGACGCCTACCTGGGAAGGGGCAGCCATGGCTGA
- a CDS encoding branched-chain amino acid ABC transporter permease produces the protein MSWINAIVQGLFLGGLYALFACGLSLLFGVMRIINLAHGDLAVLGAFGVWWVSDRADVSPFLALLAVLPVMLALGYALQRTVLARSLRGGELTPLLTTFGLAIVLQNALLQIFSPDVRSLGPSVGSLSTGSWKITDQLSVPYLGALILAVAVAVLGALQFLLQRTGFGREMRATAQDPDTAALVGIPAASVYARAAAIAVAVAALAGTFLAVHSTFDASSGPTQLIFAFEAVVIGGLGSLWGTLAGGVVLGIAQTLGAQIDPQYSILAGHLVFLVILAGPRGRFIATRRAPA, from the coding sequence ATGAGCTGGATCAACGCCATCGTCCAAGGCCTCTTCCTCGGCGGCCTGTACGCCCTCTTCGCCTGCGGCCTGTCCCTGCTGTTCGGCGTTATGCGCATCATCAACCTCGCCCACGGCGACCTCGCCGTGCTCGGCGCGTTCGGGGTCTGGTGGGTCTCCGACCGGGCCGACGTGTCACCGTTCCTGGCGCTGCTCGCGGTCCTCCCGGTGATGCTCGCCCTCGGCTACGCGCTCCAGCGCACCGTCCTGGCCCGCAGTCTGCGCGGCGGAGAACTCACCCCACTGCTGACGACCTTCGGACTCGCCATCGTCCTGCAGAACGCCCTGCTGCAGATCTTCTCCCCGGACGTGCGCTCCCTGGGCCCGTCCGTGGGCTCACTGTCGACCGGCAGCTGGAAGATCACCGACCAGCTGTCCGTGCCCTACCTCGGCGCGCTGATCCTCGCCGTCGCCGTCGCGGTCCTGGGCGCACTCCAGTTCCTGCTGCAACGCACCGGCTTCGGCCGGGAGATGCGCGCCACCGCCCAGGACCCCGACACCGCCGCGCTCGTGGGCATACCGGCGGCGTCCGTCTACGCCCGAGCCGCCGCGATCGCCGTCGCGGTCGCCGCCCTGGCCGGCACCTTCCTGGCCGTCCACTCCACCTTCGACGCCTCCAGCGGCCCCACCCAGCTCATCTTCGCCTTCGAAGCGGTCGTCATCGGCGGCCTGGGATCCCTGTGGGGCACGCTGGCCGGCGGCGTCGTCCTCGGCATCGCCCAGACCCTCGGCGCCCAGATCGACCCGCAGTACTCGATCCTCGCCGGGCACCTGGTCTTCCTCGTCATCCTGGCCGGCCCCCGCGGCCGGTTCATCGCCACCCGGAGAGCCCCCGCATGA
- a CDS encoding branched-chain amino acid ABC transporter permease: MTTAAAPAPPGAWSVQRAGLASRIGSSALVLVAIALFAVPQVLSANVVQQLTSLLIFLILAVMWNALAGYAGLVSVGQQAFIGFGAYGTIYLTQRGIQPYLAVVLASLASAVLAAVLSLLVLRLRGGQFAVGTWVVAEAIALFVMLDQSLGGGTGVSLQGLSGYAPEVRRAFTYWLTLAFAVLLLVLLFLLLRHRTGAALQAIRDDEDAAASLGVRVRPLKLMLFVLAGFGCGAAGALTLANTLFIQPQSIFGVQWSAYMIFMVLVGGIGTFEGPIIGAVLFFTVQYFLADQGAWYLIGLGLTAVAFALFLPRGLWSLLNGRLHVQLLPVGYHLRRQGAPPRSSKRET, encoded by the coding sequence ATGACCACAGCAGCCGCCCCCGCCCCGCCCGGCGCATGGTCCGTCCAGCGCGCCGGCCTGGCGTCCCGCATAGGTTCCAGCGCGCTCGTCCTCGTCGCGATCGCCCTCTTCGCCGTCCCCCAGGTCCTCAGCGCGAACGTCGTCCAGCAGCTCACCAGCCTGCTGATCTTCCTCATCCTCGCCGTCATGTGGAACGCACTGGCCGGATACGCCGGGCTCGTCTCGGTCGGCCAGCAGGCCTTCATAGGGTTCGGCGCGTACGGCACGATCTACCTCACCCAGCGCGGCATACAGCCCTACCTCGCTGTCGTCCTGGCATCCCTCGCCTCCGCCGTGCTCGCGGCGGTGCTCTCCCTGCTCGTCCTGCGGCTGCGCGGCGGCCAGTTCGCCGTGGGCACCTGGGTCGTCGCCGAGGCGATCGCCCTGTTCGTCATGCTCGACCAGAGCCTCGGAGGCGGAACCGGCGTCTCCCTACAGGGGCTGAGTGGCTACGCCCCCGAAGTGCGCCGCGCCTTCACCTACTGGCTCACCCTCGCCTTCGCCGTCCTCCTCCTCGTCCTGCTCTTCCTCCTGCTGCGGCACCGCACCGGAGCGGCTCTGCAGGCGATCCGCGACGACGAAGACGCCGCCGCCTCGCTCGGCGTGCGCGTCAGGCCTCTCAAGCTCATGCTGTTCGTCCTAGCCGGCTTCGGATGCGGTGCCGCGGGCGCCCTCACCCTCGCCAACACCCTGTTCATCCAGCCTCAGTCGATCTTCGGCGTGCAGTGGTCGGCCTACATGATCTTCATGGTGCTGGTCGGCGGCATCGGCACCTTCGAGGGACCGATCATCGGCGCCGTCCTCTTCTTCACCGTGCAGTACTTCCTCGCCGACCAGGGAGCCTGGTACCTCATCGGACTCGGCCTGACCGCCGTCGCCTTCGCCCTCTTCCTCCCACGCGGCCTGTGGAGTCTGCTGAACGGCCGGCTGCACGTCCAGTTGCTACCCGTCGGTTACCATCTGCGACGGCAGGGGGCTCCGCCCCGGTCGTCGAAGAGGGAGACTTGA
- a CDS encoding ricin-type beta-trefoil lectin domain protein: MRHPLRGLSAQGAALALALTCGVAVLAPASASAASDTIGVTLTTSDLSQALTPQPGIALGPVTSGSVNLKVDDTQSYQSIDGFGAAFTDTSAYLLQNKLDATTRDRVMRDLFTRGSGIGLSLMRVPMGSSDYTATPASNPSTYSYDDNGGVADPSLANFSTAHDDAYIIPVIKQAQALNPSMKLFANDWSPPAWMKTTNTMLGQGNGTLRSDMYGPLAQYYVKFLQEYKAKGVNVWGITPQNEPTISPSTYSAMLWAAGDEANFIANNLAPALQQAGLSDTKILGGDADHVDTTYANTLMGNQTARDAMYGTAWHCYQNDLGKMTTIHNSYPDKRIYESECSTGPGIAPMNAAQLALESTFNWANGALLWNLALDTNGGPKMGVGCDNCTGLVTIDQSTGKATYTNNYYQLGQFSKFVVPGAARIGYSDGGGIWAQAYKNPDGGEVLVAYNNNSSATTFTTTWNSAGSFSYTLPSHATVTFTRGAQTAAAQIVGQGSNRCLDDTGNPANGVQQYIWDCTSGNANQAYTYSANRELQIAGKCLGASGNGTTNGTKVITWDCNGGSSQKWTFHADGSVTNDLSGLCLDVTGTATANGSKVQLWSCTGASNQKWSASSGG, from the coding sequence ATGAGACATCCACTCCGCGGACTGAGCGCGCAGGGCGCCGCCTTGGCCCTTGCCCTCACGTGCGGAGTGGCGGTGCTGGCCCCGGCGTCGGCGTCGGCCGCGAGCGACACGATCGGCGTGACCCTGACCACGTCGGACCTGAGCCAGGCCCTGACCCCGCAGCCGGGCATCGCGCTCGGTCCGGTGACCTCGGGCAGCGTGAACCTGAAGGTGGACGACACGCAGTCCTACCAGAGCATCGACGGATTCGGTGCCGCGTTCACCGACACCTCGGCCTACCTCCTGCAGAACAAGCTCGACGCCACCACCCGCGACCGGGTGATGCGTGACCTGTTCACCCGCGGCTCCGGCATCGGCCTGTCGCTGATGCGGGTGCCGATGGGCTCCTCCGACTACACCGCGACCCCCGCGAGCAACCCCTCCACGTACTCCTACGACGACAACGGCGGCGTCGCCGACCCGAGCCTCGCCAACTTCTCCACCGCGCACGACGACGCCTACATCATCCCGGTCATCAAGCAGGCCCAGGCGCTCAACCCGTCGATGAAGCTCTTCGCCAACGACTGGAGCCCGCCGGCCTGGATGAAGACCACCAACACCATGCTCGGCCAGGGCAACGGCACCCTGCGCTCGGACATGTACGGCCCGCTCGCGCAGTACTACGTCAAGTTCCTCCAGGAGTACAAGGCCAAGGGCGTCAACGTCTGGGGCATCACCCCGCAGAACGAGCCGACGATCTCCCCATCCACGTACTCCGCCATGCTGTGGGCCGCGGGCGACGAGGCGAACTTCATCGCCAACAACCTCGCCCCGGCACTTCAGCAGGCCGGCCTGAGCGACACGAAGATCCTCGGCGGGGACGCCGACCACGTGGACACCACCTACGCGAACACGCTGATGGGCAACCAGACGGCCCGCGACGCGATGTACGGCACGGCGTGGCACTGCTACCAGAACGACCTCGGCAAAATGACCACCATCCACAACTCCTACCCGGACAAGCGGATCTACGAAAGCGAGTGCTCCACCGGGCCCGGCATCGCCCCGATGAACGCCGCCCAGCTCGCCCTGGAGTCCACCTTCAACTGGGCCAACGGCGCACTGCTGTGGAACCTGGCGCTCGACACCAACGGCGGCCCCAAGATGGGCGTCGGCTGCGACAACTGCACCGGCCTCGTCACCATCGACCAGTCGACCGGCAAGGCCACCTACACCAACAACTACTACCAGCTGGGCCAGTTCTCGAAGTTCGTCGTCCCCGGCGCGGCACGCATCGGCTACAGCGACGGCGGTGGCATCTGGGCCCAGGCCTACAAGAACCCCGACGGCGGCGAGGTACTGGTCGCTTACAACAACAACTCCTCCGCCACCACCTTCACCACCACCTGGAACAGCGCCGGATCGTTCTCCTACACCCTCCCCTCGCACGCCACGGTCACCTTCACGCGGGGCGCGCAGACGGCCGCCGCCCAGATTGTCGGCCAGGGCTCGAACCGGTGTCTGGACGACACCGGCAACCCGGCCAACGGCGTCCAGCAGTACATCTGGGACTGCACGTCCGGAAACGCCAACCAGGCCTACACCTACTCGGCGAACCGTGAGCTCCAGATCGCGGGCAAGTGCCTCGGCGCGTCCGGGAACGGCACCACCAACGGGACCAAGGTCATCACCTGGGACTGCAACGGCGGCTCCAGCCAGAAGTGGACCTTCCACGCGGACGGCAGCGTCACCAACGACCTGTCCGGACTCTGTCTCGACGTGACCGGCACGGCAACGGCCAACGGCTCCAAGGTCCAGCTGTGGAGCTGCACCGGCGCCTCCAACCAGAAGTGGTCGGCCTCCAGCGGAGGCTGA
- a CDS encoding ABC transporter substrate-binding protein, whose amino-acid sequence MSGLALASPLLAACKVGSGGSGGGSGSATLKIGFVSPRTGAAAGFGEPDAYVLSLARKAFADGLTIGGKKYQVKIIDKDGQSNPQRGSQVANDLINAEGIDLMLTTSTPETVNPVSDACEAAGVPCISTVVPWEAWYFGRGGKPDQKQAFQYTYHFCFGVEQFHQAYTHLWPQVKTNKKTGVMWPNDSDGNAIRQALGPLLKKDGYDIVDPGAYTDGTNDYSSQIARFKAQNCEIFNTFPIPSDFATFWRQAAQQGYKPKIVQVAKTGLFPSQVEALGSIGIGIAGGAYWTPTFPYSSSLTKISSKDLADGYQKSSGKQWTQQLGASLALFDAGAAALQAATDPQDKKAVAKAIAGLDVQTPVGRLQWGKGPNANVVATPILGGQWVQAAPGSPYKLDFVLCENSSDPNVPVAARLRPYTS is encoded by the coding sequence ATGTCCGGACTTGCCCTGGCAAGTCCGCTGCTCGCCGCCTGCAAGGTCGGCAGCGGCGGCAGCGGCGGCGGCAGCGGATCGGCCACGCTGAAGATCGGGTTCGTCAGCCCGCGCACCGGCGCCGCGGCCGGGTTCGGCGAGCCGGACGCGTACGTGCTCAGCCTGGCCCGCAAGGCATTCGCCGACGGCCTGACTATTGGCGGCAAGAAGTACCAGGTCAAGATCATCGACAAGGACGGCCAGTCCAACCCCCAGCGGGGATCCCAGGTGGCCAACGACCTGATCAACGCCGAGGGCATCGACCTGATGCTCACCACGTCGACACCGGAGACAGTCAACCCGGTCTCCGACGCGTGCGAGGCCGCTGGCGTCCCGTGCATTTCCACCGTCGTCCCCTGGGAGGCCTGGTACTTCGGCCGCGGAGGCAAGCCGGACCAGAAGCAGGCCTTCCAGTACACCTACCACTTCTGCTTCGGCGTCGAGCAGTTTCACCAGGCGTACACGCATCTGTGGCCGCAGGTGAAGACGAACAAGAAGACCGGCGTCATGTGGCCCAACGACTCCGACGGCAACGCCATCCGGCAGGCACTCGGGCCGCTGCTGAAGAAGGACGGCTACGACATCGTCGACCCCGGCGCCTACACCGACGGCACCAACGACTACTCGTCGCAGATCGCCAGGTTCAAGGCCCAGAACTGCGAGATCTTCAACACCTTCCCCATCCCCTCCGACTTCGCCACCTTCTGGCGGCAAGCGGCGCAACAGGGCTACAAGCCCAAGATCGTGCAGGTCGCCAAGACGGGCCTGTTCCCCTCCCAGGTCGAGGCGCTGGGTTCCATAGGCATAGGCATCGCGGGCGGCGCCTACTGGACCCCGACCTTCCCCTACAGTTCCTCCCTCACCAAGATCTCGTCCAAGGACCTCGCCGACGGCTACCAGAAGTCGTCCGGCAAGCAGTGGACCCAGCAACTCGGTGCCAGCCTCGCCCTGTTCGACGCCGGCGCGGCCGCCCTCCAGGCCGCCACCGACCCCCAGGACAAGAAGGCCGTCGCCAAGGCGATCGCCGGTCTCGACGTGCAGACCCCGGTCGGCAGGCTCCAGTGGGGCAAGGGACCCAACGCCAACGTCGTCGCCACCCCCATCCTCGGCGGCCAGTGGGTGCAGGCGGCCCCGGGCAGTCCCTACAAGCTGGACTTCGTCCTGTGCGAGAACTCCAGCGACCCCAACGTCCCCGTCGCCGCGCGACTACGCCCCTACACCTCATGA
- a CDS encoding ABC transporter ATP-binding protein → MADLLHISRLDARHGLLPAVRDLSLTVANGEAVALVGANGAAKSTLLRTVAGAHPAAGGTVVFDGNDITGLPAHRRVARGLVLVPEGRKLFPDLTVEENLLVAGRRARPGPWSVDTVLDAFPLLRPIRHKRAGSLSGGQQQATSIGRALMTNPRLLLVDEVSLGLAPVAVDSVYESLTALIADGATVVLVEQDLSRAMSVADRVVCMLEGRVVLDAPVGEITRDQVTDAYFGLGRLGTTSAPVDTPAAHPTPERT, encoded by the coding sequence ATGGCTGACCTGCTGCACATCTCCCGCCTCGACGCCCGCCACGGACTCCTCCCGGCGGTACGGGACCTGTCGCTGACGGTGGCGAACGGCGAGGCCGTCGCTCTCGTCGGCGCCAACGGGGCGGCAAAGTCAACCTTGTTGCGCACCGTGGCCGGGGCCCACCCGGCCGCCGGGGGAACCGTCGTCTTCGACGGGAACGACATCACCGGCCTGCCCGCGCACCGACGCGTGGCGCGTGGCCTGGTCCTCGTCCCCGAAGGTCGCAAGCTCTTCCCCGACCTCACCGTGGAGGAGAACCTGCTCGTGGCCGGCCGACGCGCCAGGCCCGGGCCATGGAGCGTCGACACCGTCCTGGACGCCTTCCCCCTCCTGCGGCCGATCCGCCACAAGCGGGCGGGCAGCCTGTCCGGCGGCCAGCAGCAGGCCACCTCCATCGGCCGCGCCCTGATGACCAACCCCAGGCTCCTGCTGGTCGACGAGGTCTCGCTCGGCCTCGCACCGGTGGCCGTCGACTCCGTCTACGAGTCGCTCACGGCACTCATCGCCGACGGCGCCACCGTCGTCCTGGTCGAGCAGGACCTCAGCCGCGCGATGTCGGTTGCGGACCGTGTGGTCTGCATGCTCGAGGGCCGCGTCGTCCTCGACGCCCCCGTCGGCGAGATCACCCGCGACCAGGTCACCGACGCCTACTTCGGCCTCGGCCGCCTCGGCACGACCTCCGCCCCCGTCGACACACCGGCGGCCCACCCCACCCCGGAGCGGACATGA
- a CDS encoding alpha-L-fucosidase encodes MSRAINRRQFLAGTTAIAAAAVAGGLFGASPALAAGPATYTPTWDSVNQHPASPEWFQDAKFGIYFHWGVFSVPAYDSEWYPRNMYFGGSKVNQHHVATYGDPSVWPYHNFINGANDKAGNFTQFAPKLKSAGGNFDPDEWAQLFVDAGAKFAGPVAEHHDGFSMWNSQVNEWNSVDKGPKLNLLQLFTDAVRAKNLKLLVSMHHAYNYLGYYQAVPAQSDPSLKKLYGQLDKTTEDQLWYDKLKEVIDLAKPDIIYQDVHLDQIAETQLLNFLSYYYNQANSWGREVIATYKDAFNSHGEVFDYERGGPADITSPYWLTDDSVSSTSWCYTEGIGYYTAQLLLHAMIDRVSKNGTVLLNIAPKADGTIPQGQRDILLGIGDYLKRFGESVYSTRAWTAYGEGPTKMGGGTFINPSAGTAQDIRFTRNKTNTVLYATVLGYPGSSLTIKTLSSSRINLGSLTSVKLLDSTAGTYIDLPNRTQDASGLKVTLPSSAPFSAPMYVLKLTFSGQIPTLQPVDGALVFTDVNYSGSSAPLGLGDYTADQLDLHGMPALSISSLKLAPGQQIVAYSSDNFTGTQWTFTADNADLRVTGQNDKITSLKVQFNPSTYLKIINYTDGLALDSGGNVAGGSDLKQWHYFDNANLQWQAVEVGGGYYKLVNRTNGMVADSWGATNNGATCKQLAWNGHTNQQWKITHRGGGQYNIVNRTTGKCLDGGGNVSEGSVTKLWDWGNSTNLQWTISPV; translated from the coding sequence TCTACTTCCACTGGGGTGTCTTCAGCGTCCCCGCCTACGACAGCGAGTGGTACCCGCGGAACATGTACTTCGGCGGCAGCAAGGTGAACCAGCACCACGTCGCCACGTACGGCGACCCCTCAGTGTGGCCGTACCACAACTTCATCAACGGAGCGAACGACAAGGCGGGCAACTTCACCCAGTTCGCGCCCAAGCTGAAGTCGGCCGGCGGCAACTTCGACCCCGACGAGTGGGCGCAGCTGTTCGTGGACGCCGGGGCGAAGTTCGCCGGTCCGGTCGCCGAGCACCACGACGGCTTCTCGATGTGGAACAGCCAGGTCAACGAGTGGAACTCGGTCGACAAGGGTCCCAAGCTCAACCTGCTGCAGCTGTTCACCGACGCCGTCCGCGCGAAGAACCTCAAGCTGCTGGTGTCGATGCACCACGCCTACAACTACCTCGGCTACTACCAGGCGGTCCCGGCACAGTCCGACCCCAGCCTGAAGAAGCTCTACGGACAGCTCGACAAGACCACGGAAGACCAGCTGTGGTACGACAAACTCAAGGAAGTCATCGACCTGGCCAAGCCGGACATCATCTACCAGGACGTCCACCTGGACCAGATCGCCGAGACCCAGCTGCTGAACTTCCTCTCCTACTACTACAACCAGGCCAACTCCTGGGGCCGGGAAGTCATCGCCACCTACAAGGACGCGTTCAACAGCCACGGCGAGGTCTTCGACTACGAGCGCGGCGGCCCCGCCGACATCACGTCCCCCTACTGGCTGACCGACGACAGCGTCTCCAGCACCAGCTGGTGCTACACCGAGGGCATCGGCTACTACACGGCACAGCTGCTGCTGCACGCCATGATCGACCGGGTCAGCAAGAACGGCACCGTCCTGCTCAACATCGCGCCGAAGGCCGACGGCACCATCCCCCAGGGCCAGCGCGACATCCTCCTGGGCATCGGCGACTACCTGAAGCGCTTCGGTGAGTCGGTGTACTCGACCCGAGCCTGGACCGCCTACGGCGAGGGACCGACGAAGATGGGCGGCGGCACCTTCATAAACCCGAGCGCCGGCACCGCCCAGGACATCCGCTTCACCCGCAACAAGACGAACACCGTCCTGTATGCCACGGTGCTCGGCTATCCCGGCAGCTCGCTGACCATCAAGACGCTCAGCTCCAGTCGCATCAACCTGGGCTCGCTGACCTCGGTGAAGCTGCTGGACAGCACGGCCGGCACTTACATCGACCTGCCGAACCGCACCCAGGACGCGTCCGGACTCAAGGTCACCCTGCCGTCGTCAGCGCCGTTCTCCGCCCCCATGTACGTGCTGAAGCTGACCTTCTCCGGCCAGATCCCCACGCTGCAGCCGGTCGACGGTGCCCTGGTCTTCACAGACGTCAACTACAGCGGGTCCTCCGCCCCGCTCGGCCTGGGCGACTACACCGCCGACCAGCTCGACCTGCATGGGATGCCCGCGCTCAGCATCTCCTCCCTGAAGCTCGCCCCGGGCCAGCAGATCGTCGCCTACTCCAGCGACAACTTCACCGGCACCCAGTGGACGTTCACCGCCGACAACGCCGACCTGCGGGTCACCGGCCAGAACGACAAGATCACCTCGCTGAAGGTGCAGTTCAACCCGTCAACCTACCTCAAGATCATCAACTACACCGACGGGCTGGCCCTGGACAGCGGCGGCAACGTCGCCGGCGGATCCGACCTCAAGCAGTGGCACTATTTCGACAACGCCAACCTCCAGTGGCAGGCGGTCGAGGTCGGAGGCGGCTACTACAAGCTGGTCAACCGGACCAACGGCATGGTCGCCGACAGCTGGGGCGCCACCAACAACGGCGCCACCTGCAAGCAGTTGGCCTGGAACGGCCACACCAACCAGCAGTGGAAGATCACGCACCGCGGCGGCGGCCAGTACAACATAGTCAACCGCACCACGGGCAAGTGCCTCGACGGCGGCGGCAACGTCTCCGAGGGCTCCGTCACCAAGCTGTGGGACTGGGGCAACAGCACCAACCTTCAGTGGACCATCAGCCCCGTCTGA